One Deinococcus sp. LM3 genomic region harbors:
- a CDS encoding HAMP domain-containing sensor histidine kinase, whose translation MTPAARPVTPPDGSRRAALLVPGGGLVSARVAWRHSLRFRLALTYSLLALVLILLTSLGVVTLLLSRMDQQFTDRLNERADTLAEAFTGAQQGLGRTAGSASAYTMLIDTQGVVYATSPILREFNDAPFPFGTQGQVTVQDTSVRAVQRPVGDFGTIWVGLPEVDLIAARQSALSALLLALIVVPLLLLLTGWWVGRRALSGLEHAANLADRIDPTRSLATLPLPAQEDEVHRLLTAINRLLVRIEDGQVREKQLLGQIVHELGAPLTVLKASLQRAEERTNDPEVQRASLVADELTFTTQDLMQLARGELEMKLAWHYIPARTLRGRVDRLVPGTTFTGDWEGGILCDPDRLTQALRNLLANARRAAGMDGTVTLNLTETPEWLTFTVRDSGPGLPPELGEQIFQPFVSGAGSSGLGLSVSRQIALMHGGTLTGENHPEGGALFTLAIPGAALGDDSDEPDEVEETDLLNEPPLPARS comes from the coding sequence ATGACCCCGGCCGCGCGGCCCGTGACACCCCCGGACGGGTCGCGGCGGGCCGCGCTGCTGGTTCCCGGCGGGGGGCTGGTGTCGGCGCGGGTGGCGTGGCGGCACTCGCTGCGCTTCCGGCTGGCCCTGACGTACAGCCTGCTGGCCCTGGTCCTGATCCTGCTGACCAGTCTGGGCGTGGTGACGCTGCTGCTGTCGCGCATGGATCAGCAGTTCACGGACCGCCTGAACGAACGCGCCGACACGCTGGCCGAGGCGTTCACCGGGGCGCAGCAGGGCCTGGGCCGCACGGCGGGCAGCGCCAGTGCGTACACCATGCTGATCGACACGCAGGGCGTGGTGTACGCGACCAGTCCGATCCTGCGGGAATTCAACGACGCGCCGTTCCCCTTCGGCACCCAGGGGCAGGTGACCGTGCAGGACACCAGTGTCCGCGCCGTGCAGCGCCCGGTGGGGGATTTCGGGACGATCTGGGTGGGCCTGCCCGAGGTGGACCTGATCGCCGCGCGGCAGAGTGCCCTGAGCGCGCTGCTGCTGGCGCTGATCGTGGTCCCGCTGCTGCTGCTGCTGACCGGCTGGTGGGTGGGCCGCCGCGCCCTGAGCGGTCTGGAACACGCCGCGAACCTCGCGGACCGCATCGACCCGACCCGCAGTCTCGCCACGCTGCCGCTGCCGGCGCAGGAGGACGAGGTTCACCGCCTGCTGACCGCCATCAACCGCCTGCTGGTCCGCATCGAGGACGGACAGGTGCGCGAGAAGCAACTGCTGGGGCAGATCGTGCATGAACTGGGCGCGCCGCTGACGGTCCTGAAGGCCAGCCTGCAACGCGCCGAGGAACGCACGAACGACCCGGAAGTGCAGCGGGCCTCGCTGGTCGCCGATGAGCTGACCTTCACCACGCAGGACCTGATGCAGCTGGCGCGCGGGGAACTGGAGATGAAACTCGCGTGGCATTACATCCCGGCCCGGACGCTGCGCGGCCGCGTGGACCGGCTGGTGCCCGGCACGACCTTCACGGGCGACTGGGAGGGCGGCATCCTGTGCGACCCGGACCGGCTGACACAGGCGCTGCGCAACCTGCTGGCGAACGCCCGCCGCGCCGCCGGAATGGACGGCACCGTCACCCTGAACCTGACCGAGACGCCCGAGTGGCTGACCTTCACGGTGCGGGACAGCGGGCCGGGCCTGCCGCCGGAACTGGGAGAGCAGATCTTCCAGCCGTTCGTGAGCGGGGCGGGCAGCAGCGGCCTGGGCCTGAGCGTGTCGCGACAGATCGCGCTGATGCACGGGGGCACCCTGACCGGCGAGAACCACCCGGAGGGGGGCGCGCTGTTCACGCTGGCGATTCCCGGCGCGGCCCTGGGCGACGACAGCGACGAACCCGACGAGGTGGAAGAGACCGACCTGCTGAACGAACCGCCCCTGCCCGCCCGCTCCTGA
- the dnaA gene encoding chromosomal replication initiator protein DnaA, with amino-acid sequence MSQEIWADVLGYVRKNISEVEYHTWFAPVKNLGVQEGSLVLGVRNSFAQEWFRKHYLELLEDALRSLGAQNPQVSFQVLPAAQDALLLPSDPPPPPPAPAGRAAPAPSPVENRKVLNPKYTFENFVVGPNNNLAHAAALAVAESPGKAYNPLFIYGDVGLGKTHLMHAVGHYMTERFPGKRIEYVSTESFTNDLINAIREDRMTQFRNRYRSVDLLLVDDIQFLAGKERTQEEFFHTFNALYENHKQIILSSDRPPKDIQTLEGRLRSRFEWGLITDIQSPEYETRVAILKMNAEHNRIDIPQEVLELIARQVTSNIRELEGALMRVVAFSSLNNVPFSRAVAAKALSNVFTPQEVKVEMMDVLKQVAAHYNMPPDVIRGSGRVREVVLPRQVAQYLIRELTDHSLPEIGQFFGRDHSTVMHAISKVTEQVGRDPEITAAVETLRRRMQGLADDENEA; translated from the coding sequence ATCTCGCAGGAAATCTGGGCGGACGTGCTTGGGTACGTCCGCAAGAACATTTCAGAGGTGGAATACCACACCTGGTTCGCCCCCGTGAAGAACCTCGGCGTGCAGGAAGGCTCGCTGGTGCTGGGCGTCCGCAACTCGTTCGCGCAGGAGTGGTTCCGCAAGCATTACCTGGAGTTGCTGGAGGACGCGCTGCGCAGTCTGGGCGCGCAGAATCCGCAGGTGAGTTTCCAGGTGCTGCCCGCCGCGCAGGACGCACTGCTGCTGCCCAGCGACCCGCCGCCGCCCCCACCGGCCCCGGCCGGGCGCGCTGCCCCGGCCCCCTCGCCCGTCGAGAACCGCAAGGTCCTGAACCCCAAGTACACCTTCGAGAACTTCGTGGTGGGGCCGAACAACAACCTCGCGCACGCGGCGGCGCTGGCCGTCGCGGAGTCGCCCGGCAAGGCGTACAACCCGCTGTTCATCTACGGGGACGTCGGGCTGGGCAAGACCCACCTGATGCACGCGGTCGGGCATTACATGACCGAGCGCTTTCCGGGTAAGCGCATCGAGTACGTCTCGACCGAGTCGTTCACGAACGACTTGATCAACGCGATCCGCGAGGACCGCATGACGCAGTTCCGCAACCGCTACCGCAGTGTGGACCTGCTGCTGGTCGACGATATTCAGTTCCTGGCTGGCAAGGAGCGCACGCAGGAGGAGTTTTTTCACACCTTCAACGCGCTGTACGAGAACCACAAGCAGATCATCCTGAGTTCCGACCGGCCGCCGAAGGACATCCAGACGCTGGAGGGGCGGCTGCGCAGCCGCTTCGAGTGGGGCCTGATCACGGACATCCAGTCGCCGGAATACGAAACGCGCGTGGCGATCCTGAAGATGAATGCCGAGCATAACCGCATCGACATTCCTCAGGAGGTCCTGGAACTGATCGCGCGGCAGGTCACGAGCAACATCCGTGAACTGGAAGGCGCGCTGATGCGGGTGGTGGCGTTTTCCAGCCTGAACAACGTGCCCTTCAGCCGGGCGGTGGCGGCCAAGGCGCTGAGCAACGTGTTCACGCCGCAGGAAGTCAAGGTCGAGATGATGGACGTTCTCAAGCAGGTGGCGGCGCATTACAACATGCCGCCGGACGTGATCCGTGGGTCGGGGCGGGTGCGTGAGGTGGTGCTGCCGCGTCAGGTGGCGCAGTACCTGATCCGCGAGCTCACAGATCATTCGCTGCCGGAGATCGGGCAGTTCTTCGGGCGGGATCACTCGACCGTCATGCACGCCATCAGCAAGGTGACGGAGCAGGTGGGCCGCGATCCCGAGATCACGGCGGCGGTCGAGACGCTGCGGCGCCGGATGCAGGGTCTGGCCGATGACGAGAATGAGGCATAA
- the dnaN gene encoding DNA polymerase III subunit beta, producing MNVHVTKKILSEGLGLLERVVPSRSSNPLLTALKVEATEAGLTLSGTNLEIDLSCFVPAEVRNPQNFVVPAHLFAQIVRNLGGELVELELSGAELAVRAGGSDFKLQTGDLDAYPPLSFPSQADVSLDATELARAFSSVRYAASNEAFQAVFRGIKLEHRPEGARVVASDGYRVAIRDFPASGDGRNLIIPARSVDELIRVLKDGEARFTYGDGLLSVTTDRVHMNLKLLDGDFPDYERVIPKDIKLQVTLPATALKEAVNRVAVLADKNANNRVEFLVSEGKLRLAAEGDYGRAQDTLDVVQGGTEPAMSLAFNARHVLDALGPIEGEAELLFSGSTSPAIFRAAGGGGYMAVMVTLRV from the coding sequence ATGAACGTACACGTCACCAAAAAAATTCTCAGTGAGGGGCTCGGTCTTCTCGAACGCGTGGTTCCCAGTCGCAGCAGCAACCCCCTGCTCACGGCCCTGAAAGTCGAGGCGACCGAGGCGGGACTGACCCTCAGCGGCACCAACCTCGAAATCGACCTGTCGTGCTTCGTGCCGGCCGAGGTCCGGAACCCGCAGAACTTCGTGGTTCCCGCCCACCTGTTCGCGCAGATCGTCCGCAACCTGGGCGGCGAACTGGTCGAACTGGAACTCAGTGGCGCGGAACTGGCCGTGCGGGCCGGCGGCTCGGACTTCAAGCTGCAGACCGGCGACCTGGACGCCTACCCGCCCCTGAGCTTCCCCTCGCAGGCCGACGTGAGCCTGGACGCCACGGAACTGGCCCGCGCCTTTTCCAGCGTGCGCTACGCCGCCAGCAACGAGGCTTTCCAGGCCGTGTTCCGGGGTATCAAGCTCGAGCACCGGCCTGAGGGCGCGCGCGTGGTCGCCTCCGACGGCTACCGCGTCGCCATCCGGGATTTCCCGGCCAGTGGAGACGGCCGCAACCTGATCATCCCGGCCCGAAGCGTCGACGAACTGATCCGCGTGCTCAAGGACGGCGAGGCCCGCTTCACGTACGGCGACGGCCTGCTGAGCGTCACGACCGACCGCGTGCACATGAACCTGAAACTGCTCGACGGCGACTTCCCGGATTACGAGCGCGTGATTCCCAAGGACATCAAGTTGCAGGTCACGCTGCCCGCCACCGCCCTGAAGGAGGCCGTGAACCGCGTGGCCGTGCTGGCCGACAAGAATGCCAACAACCGCGTGGAATTCCTGGTGTCCGAGGGCAAGCTGCGTCTGGCGGCCGAGGGCGATTACGGCCGCGCGCAGGACACCCTGGACGTGGTGCAGGGCGGCACCGAGCCCGCCATGAGCCTCGCGTTCAACGCCCGGCATGTCCTCGACGCGCTGGGTCCCATCGAGGGGGAAGCCGAGCTGCTGTTCAGCGGCTCCACGAGCCCCGCCATCTTCCGCGCGGCGGGCGGGGGCGGGTACATGGCGGTCATGGTCACGCTGCGCGTCTGA
- a CDS encoding response regulator transcription factor codes for MLAQILVVEDDPHLGPLLKEYLSGEYQVHHAGTLKDAQAWLGTHTAQLILLDLNLPDGDGLDLVQALRQYSSTPVLVLSARSGVQERVAGLNAGADDYLTKPFAMPELDARITALLRRTAAGSGVNLGNTSLSTSSLLLTVDDKHTNLTEHEARILELMMRTPERVFSRADIESHLYGWETPNSNSVEVRISQLRKKLEHAGSDLRIRTIRNVGYVLQA; via the coding sequence ATGCTGGCCCAGATTCTTGTTGTCGAAGACGATCCGCACCTCGGGCCGCTGCTCAAGGAGTACCTGTCCGGTGAGTATCAGGTGCATCACGCTGGCACCCTCAAAGACGCGCAGGCGTGGCTGGGAACGCACACCGCCCAGCTGATCCTGCTGGACCTGAACCTGCCGGACGGTGACGGCCTGGACCTCGTGCAGGCGCTGCGGCAGTACTCCAGCACGCCGGTACTGGTGCTCTCGGCGCGCAGCGGCGTGCAGGAGCGCGTGGCGGGCCTGAACGCCGGCGCGGACGACTACCTGACCAAGCCGTTCGCCATGCCGGAGCTCGACGCGCGCATCACGGCGCTGCTGCGGCGCACGGCGGCCGGGTCGGGCGTGAACCTGGGCAACACCAGCCTGTCCACCAGCAGTCTGCTGCTGACCGTGGACGACAAGCACACCAACCTGACCGAGCACGAGGCGCGCATCCTGGAACTGATGATGCGCACGCCCGAGCGGGTGTTCTCACGCGCGGACATCGAGTCTCACCTGTACGGCTGGGAGACGCCGAACAGCAACTCGGTCGAGGTGCGCATCTCGCAGCTGCGCAAGAAACTGGAGCACGCGGGCAGTGACCTGAGAATCCGCACGATCCGCAACGTCGGGTACGTGCTGCAGGCCTGA
- a CDS encoding NAD-dependent epimerase/dehydratase family protein: protein MDILILGGTQFVGRHIVLAFLAGGHRVSILTRGQSPDELPENVERLRGDRGEAGGLDALAERRWDACVDVSGYTPAAVRASAVELRDRVGRYVFVSTVSVYAEPGRHPVREDDPLLPPAPAEQTEVTGASYGPLKVACEQIVQEVFGDRATILRPQIVAGPFDHTARYPYWPDRAAGGGGETLLPGDGEDHVQVIDARDLAAFTVRVVAQSVTGVFNVAGPRLSWAAFAGVLGIRHPVWVPADALERLGLGFRELPLFIPESGEQAGLMDVSADRALTAGLTLRDPAVTARDTRAWSAGADLTYALTPEREAQALAAWREEQAR, encoded by the coding sequence ATGGACATCCTGATTCTGGGCGGCACGCAGTTCGTGGGCCGGCACATCGTTCTGGCGTTCCTGGCGGGCGGGCACCGCGTGAGCATCCTGACGCGCGGGCAGTCCCCGGACGAGTTGCCAGAGAACGTTGAGCGGCTGCGCGGCGACCGGGGCGAGGCCGGTGGCCTGGACGCCCTGGCAGAGCGCCGCTGGGACGCCTGCGTGGATGTCAGCGGGTACACGCCAGCGGCCGTGCGGGCGAGTGCGGTGGAGCTGCGGGACCGGGTGGGCCGTTACGTGTTCGTCAGCACGGTCAGCGTGTACGCCGAGCCGGGGCGGCACCCGGTGCGGGAGGACGATCCGCTGCTGCCTCCGGCGCCGGCAGAACAGACCGAGGTGACGGGCGCGAGTTACGGCCCGCTGAAGGTCGCGTGCGAGCAGATCGTGCAGGAGGTGTTCGGGGACCGCGCCACCATCCTGCGGCCGCAGATCGTGGCGGGGCCGTTCGATCACACGGCCCGCTACCCGTACTGGCCAGACCGGGCTGCCGGTGGGGGAGGGGAGACCCTGCTGCCCGGCGACGGCGAGGATCACGTGCAGGTGATCGACGCGCGTGACCTCGCCGCGTTCACGGTGCGCGTGGTTGCGCAGAGCGTGACTGGCGTGTTCAACGTGGCCGGGCCGCGCCTGAGCTGGGCGGCCTTCGCGGGCGTGCTGGGCATCCGGCACCCGGTGTGGGTCCCGGCGGACGCGCTGGAACGCCTGGGCCTGGGCTTCCGGGAGTTGCCGCTGTTCATTCCGGAGAGTGGCGAGCAGGCAGGCCTGATGGACGTGAGCGCCGACCGGGCCCTGACAGCGGGCCTGACCCTGCGTGACCCGGCCGTCACAGCCCGCGACACCCGTGCCTGGAGTGCCGGGGCGGACCTGACCTACGCCCTGACGCCCGAGCGCGAGGCACAGGCCCTGGCCGCGTGGAGAGAAGAGCAGGCCAGGTAG
- the dprA gene encoding DNA-processing protein DprA, with protein sequence MTSRPLFADLHAPSAPEELLALLTLRFTPGLGPRRTESLRVHFGSAHAALRAPRSELRGVPGLDTRSLAAIGTPKAAEQAQAELTEAARLGVTLLGRGLDGYPPALDALEDAPAVLWVLGDLPDLPVVPRAIGIVGTRAASPHAVSLTRTVAADLARAGVVVVSGLARGVDTAAHGAAVEAGGVSVGVLGSAVNVIYPRENERLAERLTLISEYPLGTGPAQHHFPTRNRLIAALSAGTLVVEGERKSGSLITATHALECGRTVFAVPGRAGDPRAAGPHALIRDGAVLTESAADILTEFGWGSVPQQPALNLPPEQAQVLAAINAPATLDDLQARARLPLTDVQTALVMLQLAGLVEEVGGRWSRR encoded by the coding sequence GTGACCAGCCGCCCCCTGTTCGCCGACCTGCACGCTCCCTCCGCGCCGGAGGAACTGCTGGCGCTGCTGACCCTGCGCTTCACGCCGGGGCTGGGGCCGCGCCGCACCGAGAGCCTGCGCGTGCACTTCGGGTCAGCGCACGCGGCGCTGCGCGCTCCCCGCAGCGAACTGCGCGGCGTGCCGGGCCTGGATACCCGCAGTCTGGCCGCCATCGGCACCCCAAAAGCCGCCGAGCAGGCGCAGGCGGAACTGACCGAGGCCGCGCGGCTGGGCGTGACCCTGCTGGGGCGCGGCCTGGACGGTTACCCGCCCGCACTGGACGCCCTGGAGGACGCCCCGGCGGTCCTGTGGGTGCTGGGCGACCTGCCGGACCTGCCGGTCGTGCCGCGCGCCATCGGGATCGTGGGTACGCGCGCCGCCAGTCCTCACGCGGTCTCGCTGACCCGCACGGTCGCGGCAGACCTCGCCCGCGCGGGCGTGGTCGTGGTCAGCGGACTGGCGCGTGGCGTGGACACGGCGGCGCACGGCGCGGCGGTCGAGGCGGGGGGTGTGAGTGTGGGCGTGCTGGGGAGCGCCGTGAACGTCATCTACCCCCGCGAGAACGAGCGGCTGGCCGAACGGCTCACGCTGATCAGCGAGTACCCGCTGGGCACCGGTCCCGCGCAGCATCACTTCCCGACCCGTAACCGACTGATCGCCGCCCTGAGTGCCGGGACGCTGGTCGTCGAGGGTGAACGCAAGAGCGGGTCGCTGATCACCGCCACGCACGCGCTGGAGTGCGGGCGCACCGTGTTCGCCGTGCCGGGCCGCGCCGGGGACCCGCGCGCCGCCGGGCCGCACGCCCTGATCCGCGACGGCGCGGTCCTGACCGAATCGGCCGCCGACATCCTGACCGAATTCGGGTGGGGCAGCGTGCCGCAGCAACCGGCCCTGAACCTCCCGCCCGAGCAGGCGCAGGTACTGGCCGCCATCAATGCGCCCGCCACCCTGGACGACCTTCAGGCCCGCGCGCGCCTGCCGCTGACAGACGTGCAGACCGCGCTGGTCATGCTGCAACTCGCCGGACTGGTCGAGGAAGTCGGGGGGCGCTGGAGCCGACGCTGA